TCATTGTGTTAAGGAGCTTGCTTTGCCTCTACATTACAGAACCTTTATGTAAAGGAGCTTGCTTTGCCTCTACATTACAGAACCTTTGTGTAAAGGAGCTTGCTTTGCCTCTACATTACAGAACCTTTATGTAAAGGAGCTTGCTTTGCCCCCAAAACACAAAATCATTGTGTTAAGGAGCTTGCTTTGCTCTGCATTACAGAACTTTTATGTAAAGGAGCTTGCTTTGCCCCCAAAACACAAAATCATTGTGTTAAGGAGCTTGCTTTGCCTCTGCATAACAGAACCTTTATGTAAAGGAGCTTGCTTTGCCCCCAAAACACAAAATCATTGTGTTAAGGAGCTTGCTTCGCCCCCAAAACACAAAATCATTGTGTTAGGGAGCTTGCTTTGCCTCTGCATTACAGAACCTTTATGTAAAGGAGCTTGCTTTGCcttcaaaacacaaaatcattGTGTAAAGGAGCTTGCTTTGTCTTTACATTACAAAATCATTGTGTAAAGAAGCTTGCCTTCTCTCTACATTACAGAACCTTTGTGCAAAGGAGCTTGCTTGCACTGAGTTCACTCTACATTGCAGAACCTTTGTGTAAAAGAGCTTGCTTTGTCTTTACATTACAAAATCATTGTGTAAAGAAGCTTGCCTTCTCTCTACATTACAGAAACTTTGTGTAAATGAGCTTGCCTGCACTGAGTTCACTCTACATTGCAGAACCTTTGTGTAAAGGAGCTTGCTTTGCCTCCGCATTACAAAATCATTGTATAGGAGCTTGCCTTCACTCTACATTACAGAACCTTTGTGTAAAGGAGCTTGCTTTGCCTCCGCATTACAAAATCATTGTATAGGAGCTTGCCTTCACTCTACATTACAGAACCTTTGTGTAAGGAGGTTTCCTCCCCACATAACAATTTCattgtgtaaaatataaaacagtatttcagttattgcTGATTAAAGCTATAAACTACATGTATCGGTagcatatagaaaaaaaaagtattggacctagaaaaaatatttgtgtgAATTCTCACAAAATAATTCCTGTTGACTGAATGAATAATGAATACTTACATATTTATCATGCTCTTAAGTTTGAAGGCAGATGGGTACACAGTAAGTTGTTTTGCTCATTGCTCTCACCgggtagaccatttggtttcagATCAGTAATGTGTTTGGGGACACAATAGTTAATAGGATGTTTGCCTcaaattgcctgtggtcagtaggtgTACCAAATTCACTGCTCACTACCTGTAACTTGTTTGGTGATTCAGTCGTCAACAGGAGAATTGCCTGTTGTCGGTACGGGTCCCCTATCGCTTAAagagtcagtaggtcacagtgaccttgattgtgactttgagactgaaaatgatttcctACTAAAGAACCTTTTTGCCTTCTCCTTTCTATAACTATGTCTCCCCCCACTTCACACTTCGTCACACTTCATTTACGATCaatagagaaccatttgacctagaaccttcaaacttcatagggtggcagggcttatggagtaggcgacgccctattgcttttggggtcactccgtcaaaggtcaaggtcacaggggtttgaacatggaaaaccatttccaaccaataacttgagaacgtccggacccagaatgttgaaactttataggatgattggttctGTAGAGTAGATCGATTTTTGGATCACTCTGataaaggtcaagtcacaggggccagaacatgaaaaaccatttctgatcaaaaacttgagaaccacttgacccaggatgttgaaacttcataccggtagaatgattggacatgcagagtagatgacccctattgattttggggtcactctattaaaggcccaagtcataggggcctgaacatggaaaaccatttcaggtcagtaatgaatttgagaaccacttgacccagaatgttgaaacttaataggatgattagacatgcagagtagatgacccctattgattttggggtcactctattaaaggtcaaggtcgcagccaAGGTCGTAgtgaacagaacatggaaattcatttccagtcagtaacttgagaaccacttgacccagaatgttgaaacttcaaagggttATAGGACTtacatagtagatgacccctaatgattttgggtcAGTTTCTCCTGGGCCAAAATAGCTGTGACCTTgtgattgaaaatggttttggAATGCTTGAATCTATGTCCTTCagacttaataggatgattgtctgtaaTCAGTAGATGACTTGTTGTTTTTAGGTAATTATGTCAAAGAAACATAGTACAAAGTTTCATACCTGGTTGTCTCTGACAGGCTATCATGTGGGTATATTgtgttatttcatgtttttgtcatattttaaacAGAACAGCTACAGATTTTGCCTCTGCTATGGATGCTATATGGCCATTCTTTGCTGCTGCAGGATGTAGAAGAACCACTAAGTCACAGTTAATTGACATGGATATAGTCAAAAAGGTGACTATTATTTTATAGTATGTACGAATATATGAAAGCAGATTAATGGAAAAATTTGATAGGATATTTTTGTATGAGTAAAGCAAGTCGTTACATGGTGTTTTGGTTGCAAAAGGGCAACATATTTACTTACCATTTGCTTATGCCAGTTAGAAGAGAAAGCattatacagtgaaacaccgctcgctcgagcatcaatgactcgagcacccgggctcgctcgagcaattcatgtggtcccggccgatttccttatatattgtttatgaaattaccatggctgggtcgagcatcgataactcgatcgctcgagcatgacacctggccCCTGTGTATTagtttactctttgttgcttatggcaaactcgagcagaggtgtcaaattTTTACACatcttcggcggtcagaatgtatcggttaatttaaaattttcgcacctcatgagaattgcatggtctattccccaactatcttaaatgtttgtttgtcggtatatttgatctgataaagagatcaattattgatgaaaggtggaagaaaaaatttattgatcaaaattgttattaattattacttttttctgcgggatcgagaagatattATGAGACCttgatattttaatcaacagttgtttgcatgcaaataaaggaaataagatagcattttaataaaattgagacgataattatgagatcttaatttgtggaagaaaattgcgaattcggttacagtatttcaaataaaaaatatcttagcTGTTTTTTCACATGTgtcatttacgatctatcataaataacgtttgtaatacgttttttttgaaaatgtcacgagtgtgtttattattacgcatcaccgtttcctctgcaatgGTCTCGATGataattggtaaaacaaactatgttggtcaatgtttgggtcgctcgaaaccatggataactcgagcattttgctcatccccttgcgacctcgagcgagcggtgttttactgtacttTATTAGAGTGTCTTGCTGTCGTATTAAGGGTATTTATATGGCAGTGAATTTATTCTTCATTAATTTACATATAGAAATGTGAACTTGAAAGTCAGAGGAttgattttataatgttacagaTTGAAGATTCTTTTAATCTAGAGAATTTATGGGCTGATTATCTAAGCAGACAGTGCTTGATTGCACATTTGTTAGAATAATTTATACTGTTGGTAGGTTTTTTTCATAATGAttcaattaattaagaaataatttatagcaaaagagtgctttaacactatttatgcacgatgggcggttatatgtcgggtgtaataatttaaaattatttgtatgacgtattaccgcccgagtgtataaatagtgttaaaacacggttttgctataaattatttcaattctaatatgccgttaatctaaaacagtagataagatatagtagcgctctttcttggttgtaaaaaaatctttgacATCACCGCATGTTAACTTGACGTCAATTTAGCGTGTGATTTAAGAGATACAAGCATGTTAGAATTAATTGTAATACATTCATAATGATTCAATTAATTGATTGTAATACATTCATAATGattcaattaattaattataatacatTCATAATGATTCAATTAATTAATTGTAATACATTCATAATGACTCAATTAATTAATTGTAATACAAAAGACAATTTTTATCATGGACAgatgcaaatattttgtttattctgGTTAGTAAAATGCCCTGTATTTCACATTGCAAGTTATTAActtattattgtaaaaaaatatacaagtatGTAATCTTGATTAATCAAAACAGCCGTCAggtacagctgacagatgatttATTATTCTTCCATCAATGCAGACAGAGGTAGAGTTATCATATCATAGTTAATTAAATGCTTCTGTCTTTCTGACCCATCGGTCTGTTGAAAACAGACAAACTGAGGATGGCTGGAatgaagttcgactgtatttcaatattttcttacaCCTACAGGTTACAGCTCCTGATCCTACCATACCAAAATCAGAATATGCTCATTTCTCCAGACCAGGCTCAGCATACGTAATGAAACCACAGCAGATGAATTATTCAGATTCTAGAATGGTAAGTGACCTGCTATTCAAAGATTTCCATTGAATTGATTAGCATTGCTTTATAAGGtattttagcttacctgagctgTTGGTGAGCTTTTAGTCATCTGTCCACCAGTATGCTGTTTTGTCAAAGAAGTTTTCCTCCTACACTACCAAAgcaattttaaccaaattttaaagGAATGTTTCTTGGTTCAGGTCATCCATGCAACATTTTGGGTGCAATGTTGGAAATAgtaagaaaaatctttaaaaatctaatTATCAAAAACTCTTATAATGTGTATGGGTATAATATGTCAGCCAAGTCATAATATTTTGTTTAGGTTTGATTACCTTCAGGATAAGCCCAGTCACTCTTGTGTTTTGGCCTTTGAATTActtgaaattgtgaaaattgacaataTCCCATTAAAATTCcggagcagttcttatccagcgTTCACCTAACTTAGCCTGAATGtttatagatatacatgtattgtcttgaccaaatttgataaccagctggataGTCTTTGTTGCTCTGGAGTTGAGGCCCTTGAATTAGCCAAAATTGAGAAAACTTGCAACTAGTTTCTGACCAATTCTGAATGCTGAATGCCTTGACCAAAACATAATAGGATAATTTCCTGTGGtctgtagatgatccctattatttttgggggctagtaggttaaaggtcaaggtcaaaatgacatTTAAGAGCAATTCCATTTAGGACCTTAAGGACCTGTTGGCCTGCAGTTGTCAAACTTGCTATGATGGTTATTTGTAGttagtagatgatcccttttgttGAAGGGGTtactaggtcaaagttcaaggtcactgcaCTTGAAATTACATATGCGGTTTCTTCAGGCTATAAACGGCTAATGTTACCTTAATATTCAAACGTAAATAATTTCATCAGCTAGCACATAGGTTGCTGATTATTCATGGCATGATTAACATTTCTGTATGTCAGGTCCAAGCTTTATTCTGTGTTGTTCACCATAATTTTTGGTTTGTTGGTTAGAAACTCCTACACAATTTTTCCTTTTTCCAGGCGTTGGCCTCCCAGACAGGTGATGTACTAGCTGGTATATCAGAAGAGAATGAACCACAACAGTATATGCCAATGTTTAACAGTGTCTGGAATAACTGATGACTTGTTGGACCAGTGATCTCGTGCAATCTCCCATACATTCCATCATTACACGTGGTAGTTGTTGCTGTTCTAAACAGTGTTAAGGATTAGTATGTTTAAGTGTTACATTAGAAACAGGATTTACATTCCAAAACAGCATTAATCTCAGGTTGTATTATGGCCTTTTGGCTGCATCTAGGTCTACTGACAAATTTATTGTTGCAGTTGCCTAAAACTTCTACAGTTTCTTAATCAGTCCAATGTAAGTAGCTTGCttttaaaaaagttagaaatgaCTAGATCAAGACAAGATAGAAAGGAACTTGTTTTCCgtgaaaaaagttaaaactttCACTACTTCAGACAGAAGAGGACACTTTACATGAAATAGATTGAATTAATTAAGCAATAGTGAGTCAGTGAATGTAAAGTTAGGTCTAGGTCATGTTATTGAATGtacaataaaattaatgttaGTCCTTAGaaaacatgtaaatgtttatttgatatacatgttGATTATTCATTATCCACATCAGttgttattaatatttcttttttgaatatttttattatatttattttatatcaatatctaATTGATTtttgctgtttgttttttttaccttagAACTAATTTTGGATTAAACTAAACAATGTATAAATTTGAAAACCTGCCAAAAGCTGAACTGAATTATGCTATGTAAAGATGTTGGCTTTTGATGGGAACAGAACAACTGTTGGGTAGCATGAATGTTTGTAGATGTTCAGAAGTCTTGAAGTGTACACTTTTCCATGTTAAAGCAGCATTCCTTGAGATAtccattaaaatcattattatttaagTTTACTGTAGTTTTTAAGAACTGTTGAGTGTCTTCTTTTTCCTTCTCATCACGATTGTTAGATCTGTAACTTAGTAAACAGCTGTTCCACACATTTCACAGACAAAcaaagtatttttcaaaaaagacATTGCCtagatgtacatatatatatcCTTCCTAAGGCAGCCACAGAGGACACCAAATTaactctttgtgaatagacagctGGTCCAGCACCAAACTGTTAGCAAAGCCAACTATCCTGGGAAGACCAAGCACTGGCCACTTTGTAAGGATGAATGACACTcaaagagcatctcagaaattccaTTGCTTGGGGTGGGATTTGAACCTCAGGCCTCTTGATAAATAGTCaggtgtgttaccactagaccactgcacCTATACTGGCTGaatcacattttaaattttttattatacaCAATGATTAGCTTGTAAAAATGCttcatctttttaaataaaaattacatCAGTCTTGAGGCAAGCTGCTTTGACAAATATGTATCGTCATAATTGTGAGAATTCATGTCTAGTCATAGACAAGTTGGTTGtagtttagagattatttttacATCTGAGTAAAATGCAAGATGTTTTTATAATCATACTGATGTATTTTGTGCCCCAAGGTGTCATAGACCTGAGAGGTacatagtgtttgaactgtttgtcacactttcttgtgtactcGACATACTTACAGTTTCTGCTTCTTCGTATACCCCCAAAGGGAGCATATtttgttatgacgccggtgtctgtctgtccatcagttagcaatttcgtgtctgctctttaactcttgaaccccttgaatgatttcgaagaaatttgacacaaatgttcaccacattgagacaacGAGCACAGcgcatgtttaaaatggcttgcttcaaggtcaaggtcacacttagggttcaaaggtcatatTGCTTTGTTAAGTGTCCGCTaggtaactcttgaactgcttgaaggattttaaagaaacttagcacTAATGTTCACCAAatcgagatgatgtgcagagcacatgtttcagatggctggcttcaaggtcacgCTAAGGGTCAAAGATCATACCTTCATgcatatattgctccgcattgcggtgctcttgctgaaacttattttttttgtcaagctGTTTCAGGGGTGTTATGATTTACAATGTTGACGTCTTATATGATGCTTGGAGTCACTTCCtgtagattataagattctttcactggttgtaggtgcagatggtaaTATCCGGcccgagggtaactgtttaggcggtaacgaggttcctaccgagttactgcctaaacagtttaccctagagccggatatttccatctgcacctataacaagtgacagcaatctgactaaagtacttgatcttctaaacgaagatctgagaacgacccattcacatacgtcttctgtatattttggatttccagtattactatttttattttaaccaatcagacgacttgttcgaataccaaagagtaagaaaaatatgcagttatttcagggctcgaacccaggacccctcgcttacaaagcaagtagtctaccgactgagctaaccggccatCTGAGACAATACGAcaaaagaattgtaaatatcaaaagtcaaggctacaggtagatttacaaaatgttttaagctAAGCTCtaattggctagcgaaagggtcgtcagaacgaggccatgaataggtcgttctcagatcctatgcgtagcgtaataggatatgtactttagtcagattgaagtgacagaatctttttcttgcataccgatttcaggaaataataatgaaaataaaatcaatcaaacggctttctttttagaactatttcttattgcagtgtatttaaacaaagcgcgggaaaccaatgtctgtaaacaggaaagacgtcatgacgtttcaaaacaaataacaatgtttagttccggttttgttttatcagttgcagcgtaacattatgaatttatgataaaataacgtgttttgaatcgagaaatatactatcaggaacaaataggaactgtcaaggtattgattttttattccgtttttatacgcccgtttgaaaaacgggacgtattatgggaacgcccctggtgggcgggcgggcggcatccacagactttgtccggagcatatcttctacatgcatgaagggattttgatgaaacttggcacagttgttcaccatcatgagacggagtgtcatgcgcaaaaaccaggtccctaggtctaaggtcaaggtcacacttagaggtcaaaggtcaaattcaagaatgactttgtccggagcaaatcttcttcatgcatggagggattttgataaaagttggcacgattgttcatcatcatgagacggagtgtcatgcacatgaaccaggtccctaggtctaaggtcaaggtcacacttagaggtcaaaggatacaagaaagaaaactttgtccggagcatatcttcttcatgcatggagggattttgatataacttggcacaaatgttcaccaccacgaggcggagtgtcatgcgcaagaaccaggtccctaggtctaaggtcaaggtcacacttaaaaggtcaaaggatacaagaataaaaaccttgtccggagcatttcttcttcatgcatagagggattttgatataactttgcacaaatgttcaccactatgaggcagagtgtcatgcgcaagaaccaggtccctaggtcaaaggtcaaggtcacacttagaggccaaaggtcagatacaagaatgactttgttcgaagcatttcttcttcatgcatgaagggattttgatgtaacttggcacaattatacaccatcatgagacaaagtgttatgcgcagttcccttctttagaattacttccctttgttgttactataaatagcttatattgtaactttttcattactagtcgtagggaaaaatcgagaccacttttctgtagtacaacatgcatgctacatccaattatgaggtgtattttgaccaatctctacctggtaaagatttttgtgtggacttacaattttttttttggatttttttttttttttttttttttttttttaaagattatcttcccttagttgttactataaataacttatattgtaacttttttataattgaccgtagggaaaaaacaagaccacttttctgtggtacaacatagatgttactttcaaattttaggtgtattttaaggtatctctacctggtaagga
This is a stretch of genomic DNA from Mercenaria mercenaria strain notata chromosome 4, MADL_Memer_1, whole genome shotgun sequence. It encodes these proteins:
- the LOC123553157 gene encoding poly [ADP-ribose] polymerase tankyrase-2-like; the encoded protein is MAASMSVAIAAANGDLRAVENLISQGAKVNERSRDGMTPLGIAAFWGYADIVELLLHHGADINLANKGTLWTPLHSASFQGHGKVIMKLMEHNPDLTLKDNQGRTATDFASAMDAIWPFFAAAGCRRTTKSQLIDMDIVKKVTAPDPTIPKSEYAHFSRPGSAYVMKPQQMNYSDSRMALASQTGDVLAGISEENEPQQYMPMFNSVWNN